Below is a genomic region from Bacillales bacterium.
TCGGGGACGTTGGAGCCGGACATATCGGCCGTTACAGCCATTGCAGCTTTAACAGCCGCGGAACGGGCATGTTTTTGCCGGGAGAAGGGACGAATCCCCATATCGGCACGAAAGGAAAATGGGAACGCGTCGAAGAAGTGAAGATCGAAACGATTTTACCGGAAGAATTGACGAATCAGGCGATCGCTGCGATGAAAAGAGTACATCCATATGAAGAAGTCGCCTACGATTTGTATGCGCTGCAAAATGAAGGAGACTTTGCCGGCGTCGGCAGAATCGGGGAATTGAGCGAACCGATGCCGCTGCATCAATTCGCGACACACGTGAAAACGCGTTTGCAGGTCAGGGGTGTCCGTTTTGTCGGACAGGCAGACGCGATCGTGAAAAAAGTCGCCGTTTTGGGCGGGGACGGGAATAAGTTTATGTCAACAGCAAAACGAAAAGGTGCTGACGTTTACGTGACGGGAGATGTTTACTTTCATACAGCTCATGAAGCATGGATGGACGGTTTGAATGTGGTCGATCCCGGTCATTATGCCGAAAAAGTCATGAAGGAAGAGGTTAGCCGCCGGTTGAATGCGTTTGTCGCGGCACAAGGATACGATACGGAAGTTTTTGTGTCCAAGACAAACACCGATCCATTTCATTTCGTGTAACGCGAAAAGATCCCCGTACGGGGATCTTTTCAGCTATTTCACTTTTACCTTGGGCAAGATTTTTTTTCGTTCGATCGGATTTTCTTTATTCCATGTGTCTTCGTTGTTCGGATCGTATTGTTCGAGAAACCGAATGACTTGTTTCGTGATCGGTGTCGGCGTGGAAGCGCCCGCTGTCACGGCAACTTTCTCGACGCCGTTCAGCCATTCGAGTTTGAGCTCGGAAAGATTGGCGATTCGGTGACCGGGCGTTCCGGCGATTTCTTCGGAAACTTGAACGAGCCGGTTTGAATTGTTGCTTCGCGGATCGCCGACGACAATGAGTAAATCCGCTTGTTTCGCCTGTTCGGCGACCGCCTCTTGGCGTACTTGCGTCGCCAGGCATATTTCGTTGTAAATCTCCGTCTGCGGATACTTCTCAACGATTTTCTGCATGATTTTGTTGACGTCCCATTGACTCATCGTCGTCTGGTTCGTTGCCAAAATTTTCTCAGCCGTCAAATCCAAAGCATCAACGTCCTCCAGCGATTCGACGAGATGGACAACGTCCGGAGCAACGCCTACCGCGCCTTCCGGTTCAGGGTGTCCTTTTTTTCCTACATAAACGATGTGATACCCTTCCTCTTTCTTTTCGAGGATGATGTCGTGCGTTTTCGTAACATCCGGGCACGTGGCATCAATCGTCGTCAATCCCTTGTCTTTCGCTATGCGCCGTACCTCAGGAGATACGCCGTGCGCCGTGAAAATGATCGTTCCTTTTTCCACTTGTTTCAATATGTCGAGACGGTTGGCTCCGTCAAGCGTGATGATTCCCTCGTCTTCGAAAGCGTCCGTTACGTGATGATTGTGTACGATCATGCCGAGAATGTAGATCGGCCTCGGCAAGTCGGGATTTTGCGCCGCCCGCCGGGCCAATACCATCGCGTCAACAACCCCGTAACAGTAGCCTCGAGGCGAAATTTTAATGACTTCCATCGATGAATTCCCCTTTCCATCTTCGTCCTTATTATAAAGGAGAAGAAAGGGGAAAACAAATGATCTTCGTTATACGTACAGCTTCGGTTTTGACGATTTTCGCCGATTCGAATTTTCATTCCGTCTTGAATTCCGATTCACCGCGTTTGATGACTGTGTTTCGATTGACGATCGGCGGTCACGTTTTGCCGATTCCTTGTTTTCGGTTGACCTTCCGGCATTCGAATTGTTTTCCCGCGTTTTGATTTTGTCGGATTCTTTATCGTTTCGTTTGTCGTTGTTGTTGCTGTCATCCGAAGTTTCCGCTTCTTTTTCTTTGTTTTTGCTGTATTCCTGGTATTCCTTCATCAATTGAATCATGTTCGGGATGTTTTTCGCGACCGGAGCCGCTTTTTGCACCATTGGACCGACGGTTTGCATGACTTTGATCGCTTTTTGAAGATTTCCGAACATGCCGCTTATTCCGCCCGTCGATGCGGAAGCTGCCGGCCCGGCCGGTGCGCCTCCGCCCCCGGTGAATGCTGACAAAAGCCTGCCGAATCCGCCGAGACCGCCTCCGGCACTGCTCGCGCTGGAAGCTGATCCCGCTCCCGGCATTGCGCCGCCGAAACTTGCAGGACCTGCACCGCCGCCGCCAAACATTCCGCCGGCCATTGTCGGTGCTCCTCCCGCAGGTGGTCCGAAAGGGAAACCGGGTCCACCGGCAGGAAAGCCTCCGTTCGGCATGGGAGGAACATGATTTCCAAATAAGGCCATTTGATCAAGACCTCCTCTCATGATCATGACTATACTTTTAACGTATGCAAGGATCCTGGGAAACGGATGGGCAGCAGCATACTTTTGTATCCATCGGTTACACGTGGTAAAATGGGGAAGGAAACAAGCCTTTTTCA
It encodes:
- the vrrA gene encoding VrrA/YqfQ family protein, which produces MAGGMFGGGGAGPASFGGAMPGAGSASSASSAGGGLGGFGRLLSAFTGGGGAPAGPAASASTGGISGMFGNLQKAIKVMQTVGPMVQKAAPVAKNIPNMIQLMKEYQEYSKNKEKEAETSDDSNNNDKRNDKESDKIKTRENNSNAGRSTENKESAKRDRRSSIETQSSNAVNRNSRRNENSNRRKSSKPKLYV
- a CDS encoding 4-hydroxy-3-methylbut-2-enyl diphosphate reductase; the protein is MEVIKISPRGYCYGVVDAMVLARRAAQNPDLPRPIYILGMIVHNHHVTDAFEDEGIITLDGANRLDILKQVEKGTIIFTAHGVSPEVRRIAKDKGLTTIDATCPDVTKTHDIILEKKEEGYHIVYVGKKGHPEPEGAVGVAPDVVHLVESLEDVDALDLTAEKILATNQTTMSQWDVNKIMQKIVEKYPQTEIYNEICLATQVRQEAVAEQAKQADLLIVVGDPRSNNSNRLVQVSEEIAGTPGHRIANLSELKLEWLNGVEKVAVTAGASTPTPITKQVIRFLEQYDPNNEDTWNKENPIERKKILPKVKVK
- a CDS encoding Nif3-like dinuclear metal center hexameric protein — translated: MSKFASGQTLIQAFEAWSPKSLAIGDDRNKIGLQLGTLNKPVKKVMVTLDVLENVVDEAIAQGVDLIIAHHPMMFHPVKRIDTDTARGRMIEKCLRQGIAVYAAHTNLDVAVGGVNDRLAEVLGVEDTEIFIPTQERKLVKFAVYVPESHAEAVRQALGDVGAGHIGRYSHCSFNSRGTGMFLPGEGTNPHIGTKGKWERVEEVKIETILPEELTNQAIAAMKRVHPYEEVAYDLYALQNEGDFAGVGRIGELSEPMPLHQFATHVKTRLQVRGVRFVGQADAIVKKVAVLGGDGNKFMSTAKRKGADVYVTGDVYFHTAHEAWMDGLNVVDPGHYAEKVMKEEVSRRLNAFVAAQGYDTEVFVSKTNTDPFHFV